A region from the Desulfomarina profundi genome encodes:
- a CDS encoding 4Fe-4S binding protein, with protein MTTNVNTPENNTSPKTGAVMVIGGGISGMQSALDLANAGIKVYLVESSPAIGGKMAQLDKTFPTNDCSMCIVSPKLVEVGRHKNIELFTHSEVRDFSGEPGSFTATVVSHARYVDVEACTGCGLCELVCPVTHQSYFPKKKDDGPKEKRAKEKRLVQGAEIPRPSSSLKWTFTVDNDTCSACGLCFRACLHGAIIWRKKEKAEIIQDKCTGCGACFSACPDKFQAITVSNAPELEKSVGAAVHERSLAITKELNGEEKNHCIRCGLCVITCKKVMGIGALKMVEEGIEVRADLCQVCGACVSVCPVDFLEIDAVAGRKPRPLLNLFNEGLDGRKPVNIHYPQAVPRVPTIDESSCVRLNSGACGTCQSICGVGAIHYDHVEKETEIHIGSVIFSPGIEVFDAERRGEFGYGMYKNVVTSIEFERLLSASGPTSGAVLRPGDGRHPKKIAWIQCVGSRDHSCDRDYCSSVCCMYATKEAFIAREHDSNIEPTIFYIDMRSFGKNFDDYVTRVKDHNVRFVRAMVSRVFEDPVTGDLELRYVDESGKRQSETFDMVVLSVGLQVAKSTKSLADRLEIELDRYGFAVTDHYSPLATSRPGIFVSGAINGPKDIPETVSEASAAAEAASADLAEARGSLITAEVLPEERKVEDGEELRIGVFICHCGTNIASVVDVEAVMEYASTLPGVVYVDKPLYTCSQDSQERMKDIIREHRLNRVVTSACSPTTHEPLFQSTLQAAGINKYFFEMANIRDQCSWVHPLEPELATEKSKRLTRMAVANAAAGKALEEMEFDVDDRLLIVGGGIAGMTAALEAARQGFGVWLVERSAELGGHLLNLRRTGDGRLFADYLDELKAALEADERIRIFTSSEVVEQSGFVGSFETEIMTPSGATRTVQHGAILVATGAEEFRPELHGLDSVETVMTQADFERRLEESGEDWQKKKIVMLQCAGSRDEEYLPYCSRVCCNQAVKNSLRFVEKYPQARVDILYRDMRCYGIGEEEYRRARMAGVNFIRYDPENNLPEIKAEESGVEVRLIDPSIRMGVKLQADFLVLSTGMVPRDTEELASMLRVPRSDSGFFIEAHAKLRPVDLPGEGLFMAGTVHGPKSSSEAIAQAQAAVARVATILSRDSLKMSGVVSWVDPTNCAVCLTCVRACPYGVPFINDEHSAEINPALCQGCGICVAECPAKTISLGRFEDRNIEAKIESYCET; from the coding sequence ATGACGACAAATGTGAACACTCCTGAAAATAATACTTCCCCCAAAACAGGGGCGGTTATGGTCATCGGCGGCGGTATCAGCGGGATGCAGTCGGCCCTGGATCTGGCCAATGCGGGTATCAAGGTTTACCTTGTTGAGAGTTCTCCCGCCATCGGCGGTAAAATGGCTCAGCTTGACAAAACTTTTCCCACCAATGACTGCTCCATGTGTATCGTCTCTCCCAAGCTGGTGGAGGTTGGGCGTCATAAAAATATTGAGTTGTTCACCCATAGCGAGGTGAGAGATTTTTCAGGGGAGCCGGGAAGTTTTACAGCTACAGTAGTCAGTCATGCCCGTTATGTGGATGTTGAAGCCTGTACCGGTTGTGGCTTGTGCGAGCTTGTCTGTCCCGTAACCCATCAGTCATATTTTCCGAAAAAAAAGGATGACGGACCAAAGGAGAAACGGGCGAAGGAAAAGCGCCTTGTCCAGGGTGCGGAGATACCCCGCCCGTCTTCTTCACTGAAGTGGACCTTCACCGTTGATAACGATACGTGTTCCGCCTGTGGTCTTTGTTTTCGTGCCTGTCTCCATGGGGCGATAATCTGGCGGAAAAAGGAGAAGGCGGAAATTATTCAGGATAAGTGTACCGGCTGCGGTGCCTGTTTTTCGGCCTGTCCCGACAAATTTCAGGCAATCACGGTAAGCAATGCACCTGAACTGGAGAAATCTGTCGGCGCGGCTGTCCATGAGCGTTCCCTGGCCATAACCAAGGAACTGAACGGCGAGGAAAAAAATCATTGTATCCGCTGCGGACTCTGTGTCATCACCTGTAAAAAAGTCATGGGGATCGGTGCCCTTAAAATGGTGGAGGAAGGTATCGAGGTTCGGGCTGATCTCTGTCAGGTTTGCGGTGCCTGTGTCTCGGTTTGTCCCGTTGATTTTCTTGAAATTGATGCGGTTGCGGGCAGAAAGCCGCGGCCACTGTTGAATCTGTTCAACGAGGGGCTGGATGGCCGAAAACCGGTAAATATCCACTATCCCCAGGCCGTACCCAGGGTTCCCACTATTGATGAGTCAAGCTGTGTCAGGTTGAACAGCGGCGCCTGCGGTACCTGTCAGTCCATCTGTGGTGTTGGCGCAATCCATTACGACCATGTGGAAAAGGAAACGGAGATTCATATCGGATCAGTTATCTTCTCTCCGGGTATTGAGGTCTTTGATGCTGAGAGGCGGGGAGAGTTCGGTTATGGAATGTATAAGAATGTGGTGACCTCAATTGAGTTTGAGCGTCTTCTGTCCGCCTCCGGACCGACTTCGGGAGCTGTTCTGCGGCCGGGAGACGGCAGACATCCCAAAAAGATCGCCTGGATCCAGTGTGTCGGCTCCAGAGACCATTCCTGTGATCGCGATTACTGCTCCTCCGTCTGTTGCATGTACGCAACCAAGGAGGCGTTTATTGCCAGAGAGCATGATTCCAATATCGAGCCGACGATATTTTATATCGACATGCGCTCCTTCGGCAAAAATTTTGACGACTATGTGACCAGGGTGAAGGATCACAATGTCCGTTTCGTCCGGGCTATGGTCAGCAGGGTTTTTGAAGATCCGGTGACTGGCGACCTTGAGTTGCGCTATGTGGATGAGTCCGGAAAGAGGCAGAGCGAGACCTTTGACATGGTGGTTCTCTCGGTTGGCCTGCAGGTCGCGAAATCGACCAAATCGCTTGCGGACAGGCTGGAAATAGAGCTGGATCGCTACGGTTTTGCCGTGACGGATCACTACAGTCCCCTTGCTACCTCAAGACCGGGAATTTTTGTGAGCGGGGCTATTAACGGTCCCAAGGATATTCCCGAAACCGTCTCCGAAGCGTCCGCCGCGGCTGAAGCGGCTTCCGCGGATCTGGCAGAGGCCAGGGGTAGTCTTATTACTGCCGAGGTTCTGCCGGAGGAGCGTAAGGTTGAGGATGGAGAAGAGCTGCGTATCGGTGTCTTTATCTGCCACTGCGGTACTAATATCGCGTCGGTGGTGGATGTGGAGGCGGTAATGGAATATGCTTCCACTCTGCCGGGAGTGGTTTACGTGGACAAACCTCTTTATACCTGCTCCCAGGATTCCCAGGAGCGGATGAAGGATATTATCCGGGAACATCGTCTGAATCGGGTGGTTACTTCAGCCTGTTCACCTACAACCCATGAACCTCTTTTTCAATCCACCCTGCAGGCGGCGGGTATCAATAAATATTTCTTTGAAATGGCCAATATCCGTGACCAGTGCAGCTGGGTACATCCCCTGGAACCCGAACTGGCCACGGAAAAATCAAAAAGACTTACCCGTATGGCGGTGGCAAACGCGGCCGCAGGAAAAGCACTGGAGGAAATGGAATTTGATGTGGATGACCGTCTGCTCATTGTCGGTGGCGGCATTGCCGGTATGACTGCGGCCCTTGAGGCGGCCCGGCAGGGTTTCGGGGTCTGGCTGGTGGAGAGAAGTGCCGAGCTGGGTGGACATCTCCTCAACCTGCGGCGCACAGGCGATGGGCGGTTGTTTGCGGATTATCTGGATGAGCTGAAAGCGGCCCTCGAGGCCGATGAACGAATCAGGATCTTTACCTCCAGTGAGGTGGTTGAACAGTCCGGGTTTGTCGGTTCATTTGAGACGGAGATCATGACACCATCCGGAGCGACACGGACCGTTCAGCATGGCGCCATTCTGGTGGCCACCGGAGCTGAGGAATTTCGACCTGAACTTCATGGGCTTGACAGTGTGGAAACTGTCATGACCCAGGCAGATTTTGAGAGGCGGCTGGAAGAGAGCGGAGAAGACTGGCAAAAGAAAAAAATCGTCATGCTGCAATGTGCCGGTTCCAGGGATGAAGAATATCTACCCTACTGTTCGAGAGTATGCTGTAACCAGGCAGTAAAAAACAGTCTGCGTTTTGTTGAAAAATATCCCCAGGCAAGAGTCGATATCCTATACAGGGATATGCGTTGTTACGGTATTGGTGAGGAAGAATATCGTCGAGCGCGAATGGCAGGAGTGAATTTCATTCGCTACGATCCAGAGAACAATCTCCCTGAAATCAAGGCTGAAGAGAGCGGAGTCGAAGTGAGGCTGATCGATCCGTCCATCAGGATGGGTGTGAAGCTGCAGGCGGACTTTCTGGTTCTCTCCACCGGAATGGTACCCAGGGATACCGAGGAACTGGCATCCATGCTCAGGGTTCCCCGCAGCGACAGCGGTTTTTTTATTGAGGCGCATGCCAAGCTGCGTCCGGTTGATCTGCCGGGAGAGGGATTGTTTATGGCAGGTACCGTCCACGGACCCAAGAGCTCTTCGGAGGCTATCGCCCAGGCACAGGCCGCTGTTGCCAGAGTGGCGACCATTCTTTCCAGGGACAGCCTGAAAATGTCCGGCGTGGTTTCATGGGTGGATCCGACAAACTGTGCTGTTTGTCTGACCTGTGTACGGGCATGTCCTTATGGTGTGCCTTTTATCAACGATGAACACAGCGCGGAGATTAATCCGGCACTTTGCCAGGGGTGCGGGATCTGTGTCGCTGAATGTCCGGCCAAAACAATTTCTCTTGGGCGGTTCGAAGATCGTAATATTGAAGCCAAGATAGAGTCATACTGTGAGACCTGA
- a CDS encoding hydrogenase iron-sulfur subunit, with protein MSDFAARVIVFACRHUAYSAADLAGSERRTYPPAISIIMLPCTGRIDEALLLKAFENGADGVMVVGCLEGDCHYVNGNIRARARVKRVYGILEQINIGPERVRMYNLSAGEGSKFAAYANEFVDKIEELGPSPINVAREGNPDAASQEEAG; from the coding sequence ATGAGTGACTTTGCAGCCCGTGTCATTGTTTTTGCCTGTCGTCATTGAGCATATTCCGCAGCGGACCTGGCAGGTTCGGAAAGACGGACCTATCCTCCGGCGATCAGTATAATCATGTTGCCCTGCACCGGCAGGATAGATGAGGCGCTGCTCTTGAAAGCGTTTGAGAATGGAGCGGACGGAGTAATGGTGGTTGGTTGCCTGGAAGGGGACTGCCATTACGTGAACGGCAATATCCGGGCCCGTGCCCGGGTCAAACGGGTTTACGGGATTCTGGAGCAAATCAATATAGGCCCTGAACGGGTCAGGATGTACAACCTGAGTGCCGGTGAAGGATCGAAGTTTGCAGCCTACGCCAACGAATTTGTGGATAAGATAGAAGAACTTGGGCCAAGCCCGATCAATGTGGCAAGAGAGGGAAATCCCGATGCCGCATCACAGGAGGAGGCAGGATGA
- a CDS encoding methylenetetrahydrofolate reductase C-terminal domain-containing protein, translating into MITGTPKPIEEILEMVEPYDKIVVAGCHGCVTVCRVGGEKEVQVLASTLRLARESSGRKIEIKEVSLERQCDPEYVELMRPYVEEYQAVLSIACGAGIQFLAEKYTTTPLLPGINTGFLGVTERQGEWAERCQGCGDCVLHLTGGICPVTRCAKSLFHGPCGGSVRGICEIDKEVKCGWQLIIDRLKSLDQMENYGKLKPYKGWNTSRDGGPRRIIREDMI; encoded by the coding sequence ATGATAACAGGAACACCGAAGCCCATTGAAGAAATTCTGGAAATGGTTGAGCCCTATGACAAGATCGTCGTCGCGGGATGTCACGGCTGTGTCACGGTCTGTCGGGTCGGCGGGGAGAAGGAGGTGCAGGTGCTGGCATCCACCCTGCGACTGGCAAGGGAGTCGAGTGGCAGAAAAATCGAGATTAAAGAGGTGAGCCTGGAGAGGCAATGTGATCCGGAATATGTGGAATTGATGCGGCCCTATGTAGAGGAATATCAGGCTGTTCTTTCCATTGCCTGCGGGGCCGGAATCCAGTTTCTCGCGGAGAAATACACAACGACTCCCCTGTTACCGGGTATCAACACCGGGTTTCTCGGAGTTACCGAACGCCAGGGGGAATGGGCGGAAAGATGCCAGGGGTGCGGAGATTGCGTACTCCACCTGACTGGTGGTATCTGTCCGGTAACCAGGTGTGCAAAATCGTTGTTTCATGGGCCATGTGGTGGTTCGGTACGGGGGATCTGTGAAATAGACAAGGAAGTCAAGTGCGGCTGGCAGCTTATTATTGACAGGTTGAAATCCCTGGATCAGATGGAGAATTACGGGAAACTGAAGCCTTACAAGGGATGGAATACGTCAAGGGATGGTGGCCCGCGCCGCATTATCAGGGAGGACATGATCTGA
- a CDS encoding methylenetetrahydrofolate reductase has product MNTESNLKKVLEAGHFSVTAECGPPRGADPEIVRKKAALVVGNVDACNVTDNQTAVVRMSSLAGCMLIKEQGIDPLIQMVVRDRNRIALQSDLLGASALGVRNLLCLSGDHQKFGDDPQAKNVFDIDSMQLIHLAKTMRDEGVFPSGDKLEGAPQFYIGCAVNPFADPFEIRVPRLKMKMEAGADFVQTQCIYNMDKFKTYMEDAKKEGLHEKIKILAGVTPLKSAGMAKFMRRMVAGMDIPDEVVNRIADEPKEKQAAKGIEMCIEQIQELKEMEGIAGVHVMAIEWEEKLEEIIGGAGLLPRPKVD; this is encoded by the coding sequence ATGAATACGGAAAGTAACCTGAAAAAAGTATTGGAAGCGGGTCATTTTTCGGTCACTGCTGAGTGTGGCCCTCCCCGTGGAGCCGATCCGGAGATCGTTCGGAAAAAAGCAGCCCTTGTGGTCGGCAATGTGGATGCCTGCAATGTGACCGATAATCAGACTGCGGTAGTGCGCATGAGTTCACTGGCCGGCTGCATGCTGATCAAGGAACAGGGAATTGATCCTCTTATTCAGATGGTGGTGCGGGACAGGAATCGCATTGCCCTTCAGTCGGATCTTCTTGGTGCGTCCGCCCTCGGTGTGAGAAACCTTCTCTGCCTGTCAGGGGATCACCAGAAATTCGGGGATGATCCCCAGGCAAAAAATGTTTTTGATATTGATTCAATGCAGTTAATACATCTGGCGAAGACAATGAGGGACGAAGGGGTTTTTCCATCCGGAGACAAACTTGAAGGCGCACCGCAGTTTTATATCGGTTGTGCAGTCAATCCTTTTGCTGATCCTTTTGAGATTCGGGTACCGCGCCTGAAAATGAAGATGGAGGCGGGGGCTGATTTTGTCCAGACCCAGTGTATTTATAATATGGATAAATTTAAAACGTATATGGAGGATGCAAAAAAAGAAGGACTGCATGAAAAAATAAAAATCCTTGCGGGAGTGACTCCCCTGAAATCGGCGGGTATGGCGAAGTTCATGCGACGTATGGTTGCCGGTATGGATATCCCCGATGAGGTGGTCAATCGTATCGCCGATGAGCCTAAGGAAAAACAGGCCGCCAAGGGTATCGAGATGTGCATCGAACAGATCCAGGAATTAAAGGAGATGGAAGGTATAGCCGGTGTCCATGTCATGGCGATTGAGTGGGAGGAAAAACTGGAAGAAATTATTGGCGGGGCGGGTCTGCTGCCCAGGCCGAAAGTTGATTGA
- a CDS encoding response regulator, with translation MAEKKKVLLVDDDPDFVEAVRVIVESGGYDVRVAYDGKEGLEAVAEDKPDLIVLDVMMPVMNGHEACASLKGNPETANIPIILLTAVAERVTTSTYSHRDMLESEAEDYMPKPVEPAELLELIKNWLK, from the coding sequence ATGGCTGAAAAGAAGAAAGTTCTACTCGTTGATGATGATCCCGATTTCGTTGAAGCTGTACGAGTGATCGTTGAAAGCGGTGGATATGATGTTCGGGTTGCCTATGATGGGAAAGAGGGACTTGAGGCTGTTGCCGAAGATAAACCTGATCTCATTGTTCTCGATGTGATGATGCCAGTAATGAACGGCCACGAAGCCTGTGCCAGTTTAAAAGGTAATCCGGAGACTGCCAATATCCCGATTATCCTGTTGACTGCTGTTGCGGAACGGGTCACGACCAGCACTTACTCCCATCGGGATATGCTGGAAAGCGAGGCGGAGGATTATATGCCCAAACCGGTGGAGCCTGCCGAATTACTTGAATTGATCAAGAACTGGTTGAAGTAG
- a CDS encoding response regulator produces the protein MENVRILIIDDEKVIREGVGRALEKRGYAIAKAEDGKRGLELLQEQEFHIVLTDLMMPGIDGFAVLDWIRENQPHVQVIVITGFATVTKAVTAMKQGAFDFVGKPFTPDYIRVVIDRAIDKISMMAETEQLRREKMMGLEAIDKSQSRLKTVFACMAEAVIVTDTDSVVVHHNPAAIKILEIQTDPFIGKPLADSIRDHAAVEMVAEAIEKKIVVTREFIPGSISRKFLRAHCSPVTSDQGEVIGSVTAFEDISAHKEIDRMKSDFVAMVAHELKAPLASIEQMIYASRVGCQHEEVSSCHSLHERMTVRTKDLLRLIDNLLNLSKLESGTVVFNLEPVRGTNMIEDVIEIASPQAEGKKISLKYKSCDTDWWFTVDYDHMRTAIMNIVSNAVKYTPDGGEVLISTSVSGGFVNIEVRDSGIGIPGEDLPHIFDRFFRVKGKATRHITGSGLGLALVKEVVDAHQGYIDVQSSPGEGTQVSLSFPVTSMEETVSV, from the coding sequence ATGGAGAACGTACGTATACTGATTATTGATGACGAGAAGGTAATCCGTGAGGGTGTTGGACGTGCTCTTGAAAAGAGAGGGTACGCCATCGCCAAGGCCGAAGATGGTAAACGGGGCCTTGAACTGCTCCAGGAGCAGGAGTTTCATATTGTGCTCACCGACCTGATGATGCCGGGTATTGACGGTTTTGCCGTGCTGGACTGGATCAGGGAAAATCAACCCCATGTGCAGGTCATTGTTATCACAGGTTTTGCCACTGTTACCAAGGCGGTTACGGCCATGAAGCAGGGTGCCTTTGATTTTGTCGGTAAGCCGTTTACACCCGATTATATCCGGGTGGTGATTGACCGGGCCATTGACAAGATCAGCATGATGGCTGAAACGGAACAGCTGCGCAGGGAAAAAATGATGGGGCTGGAAGCCATCGACAAATCCCAGAGTCGTTTGAAGACAGTCTTTGCCTGCATGGCGGAAGCAGTGATTGTTACCGATACCGACAGTGTTGTTGTGCATCATAATCCGGCAGCCATAAAAATTCTCGAGATCCAGACCGACCCATTTATCGGTAAACCCCTTGCCGATTCTATCCGTGACCATGCGGCGGTGGAAATGGTGGCGGAAGCTATCGAGAAAAAAATCGTGGTGACACGGGAATTTATTCCGGGCTCCATTTCCCGGAAATTCCTGCGAGCCCACTGTTCTCCCGTTACTTCGGACCAGGGGGAGGTTATCGGTTCTGTTACCGCCTTTGAAGACATAAGCGCCCATAAGGAAATCGACAGAATGAAGTCCGATTTTGTCGCCATGGTTGCCCATGAACTGAAGGCTCCTCTTGCCTCTATTGAGCAGATGATTTATGCCTCACGGGTGGGATGTCAGCATGAAGAGGTCAGTTCCTGCCATTCTCTCCATGAACGGATGACGGTCAGGACGAAGGATTTGCTGAGACTGATAGACAACCTGCTCAACCTCTCCAAACTGGAGAGTGGCACTGTTGTGTTCAATCTGGAACCTGTCCGCGGCACCAATATGATAGAAGATGTTATTGAAATTGCTTCCCCCCAGGCGGAGGGTAAGAAAATTTCACTGAAGTATAAATCCTGTGATACGGACTGGTGGTTCACTGTTGATTATGATCATATGCGAACAGCGATTATGAATATCGTCTCCAATGCGGTGAAATATACTCCGGACGGAGGCGAGGTCCTGATCAGCACCTCTGTTTCCGGAGGTTTTGTCAATATTGAGGTGAGGGATTCAGGAATAGGAATCCCGGGAGAGGATCTTCCCCATATCTTTGATCGTTTTTTTCGGGTCAAGGGCAAAGCGACCCGTCATATTACCGGGTCGGGGCTTGGTCTGGCCCTGGTCAAGGAGGTCGTTGATGCCCACCAGGGATATATTGATGTGCAGTCCAGTCCCGGAGAGGGAACACAGGTTTCTCTCAGTTTTCCAGTGACTTCAATGGAAGAGACAGTTTCCGTGTAA